One genomic window of Eptesicus fuscus isolate TK198812 chromosome 6, DD_ASM_mEF_20220401, whole genome shotgun sequence includes the following:
- the RNF14 gene encoding E3 ubiquitin-protein ligase RNF14 isoform X2 has protein sequence MQFLKEETLGYLNIVSPFELKIGSQKKLQRRTAQASGNTELDCRGAAGSAVDQEEVVDERAVQDVESLSNLIQEILDFDQAQQIKCFNSKLFLCNICFCEKLGSECMHFLECRHVYCKACLKDYFEIQIKDGQVQCLNCPEPKCPSVATPGQVKELVEAELFARYDRLLLQSTLDLMADVVYCPRPCCQLPVMQEPGCTMGICSSCNFAFCTLCRLTYHGVSPCKLTAEKLIDLQNEYLQADEDNKRFLEQRYGKRVIQKALEEMESKEWLEKNSKNCPNCGTPIEKLDGCNKMTCTGCMQYFCWICMGSLSRANPYKHFTDPASLCFNRLFYAVDVDEDIWEDEIEED, from the exons ATGCAGTTTCTTAAGGAAGAGACCCTAGGGTACCTGAATATTGTCTCTCCTTTCGAGCTCAAGATTGGTTCTCAGAAAAAATTGCAGAGAAGGACGGCTCAGGCCTCTGGCAACACAGAGCTAGATTGTAGAGGAGCAGCTGGATCTGCTGTAGACCAAGAGGAAGTTGTGGATGAGAGAGCCGTGCAGGATGTGGAATCATTGTCCAATCTGATCCAGGAAATCTTGGACTTTGATCAAGCTCAGCAGATAAAATGCTTTAATAGTAAATTGTTCCTGTGCAATATCTGTTTCTGTGAGAAGCTGGGTAGTGAATGCATGCACTTCTTGGAGTGCAGGCATGTGTACTGCAAAGCTTGTCTGAAGGACTACTTTGAAATCCAGATCAAAGATGGCCAAGTTCAATGCCTCAACTGCCCAGAACCCAAGTGCCCTTCAGTGGCTACTCCTGGTCAG GTCAAAGAGCTAGTAGAAGCAGAGTTATTTGCCCGTTATGATCGGCTTCTTCTCCAGTCTACCTTGGACCTGATGGCAGATGTGGTGTACTGCCCCCGTCCATGCTGCCAATTGCCTGTGATGCAGGAGCCTGGCTGTACCATGGGCATCTGCTCCAGCTGCAATTTTGCCTTCTGTACCTTATGCAGATTGACCTACCATGGCGTCTCTCCATGTAAGCTCACTGCAG AGAAATTAATAGACTTACAAAATGAGTACCTGCAAGCAGATGAGGACAATAAAAGATTTCTGGAACAGAGGTATGGTAAGAGGGTGATTCAGAAGGCACTGGAAGAAATGGAAAGTAAAGAGTGGCTAGAAAAGAACTCAAAGAACTGCCCAAATTGTGGGACTCCCATAGAG AAATTAGATGGATGTAACAAGATGACATGTACTGGTTGTATGCAGTATTTCTGTTGGATTTGCATGGGTTCTCTCTCTAGAGCAAACCCCTATAAACATTTCACTGatcctgcttccctgtgttttaACCG GTTGTTCTATGCTGTGGATGTTGATGAAGATATCTGGGAAGATGAGATTGAAGAAGACTAG
- the RNF14 gene encoding E3 ubiquitin-protein ligase RNF14 isoform X1, whose translation MSAEDREAQEDELLALASIYDGDEFRKAESVQGGETRIYLDLPQNFKIFVSGNSNECLQNSGFEYTICFLPPLVLNFELPPDYPSSSPPSFTLSGKWLSPTQLSALCKHLDNLWEEHRGNVVLFAWMQFLKEETLGYLNIVSPFELKIGSQKKLQRRTAQASGNTELDCRGAAGSAVDQEEVVDERAVQDVESLSNLIQEILDFDQAQQIKCFNSKLFLCNICFCEKLGSECMHFLECRHVYCKACLKDYFEIQIKDGQVQCLNCPEPKCPSVATPGQVKELVEAELFARYDRLLLQSTLDLMADVVYCPRPCCQLPVMQEPGCTMGICSSCNFAFCTLCRLTYHGVSPCKLTAEKLIDLQNEYLQADEDNKRFLEQRYGKRVIQKALEEMESKEWLEKNSKNCPNCGTPIEKLDGCNKMTCTGCMQYFCWICMGSLSRANPYKHFTDPASLCFNRLFYAVDVDEDIWEDEIEED comes from the exons atgtCGGCAGAAGATCGAGAAGCTCAGGAGGATGAATTGCTGGCCCTGGCGAGTATTTATGATGGAGATGAATTTAGAAAAGCAGAGTCTGTCCAAGGTGGAGAAACGAGGATCTATTTGGACTTGCCACAAAATTTCAAGATATTTGTGAGCG GCAATTCAAATGAGTGTCTCCAGAATAGTGGCTTTGAATACACCATTTGCTTTCTGCCTCCACTTGTGCTGAACTTTGAACTGCCACCAGATTAtccatcctcctccccaccttcatTCACACTTAGTGGCAAATGGCTGTCACCAACTCAG ctgtctgctctctgcaaGCACTTAGACAACTTGTGGGAAGAACATCGTGGCAATGTGGTCCTGTTTGCCTGGATGCAGTTTCTTAAGGAAGAGACCCTAGGGTACCTGAATATTGTCTCTCCTTTCGAGCTCAAGATTGGTTCTCAGAAAAAATTGCAGAGAAGGACGGCTCAGGCCTCTGGCAACACAGAGCTAGATTGTAGAGGAGCAGCTGGATCTGCTGTAGACCAAGAGGAAGTTGTGGATGAGAGAGCCGTGCAGGATGTGGAATCATTGTCCAATCTGATCCAGGAAATCTTGGACTTTGATCAAGCTCAGCAGATAAAATGCTTTAATAGTAAATTGTTCCTGTGCAATATCTGTTTCTGTGAGAAGCTGGGTAGTGAATGCATGCACTTCTTGGAGTGCAGGCATGTGTACTGCAAAGCTTGTCTGAAGGACTACTTTGAAATCCAGATCAAAGATGGCCAAGTTCAATGCCTCAACTGCCCAGAACCCAAGTGCCCTTCAGTGGCTACTCCTGGTCAG GTCAAAGAGCTAGTAGAAGCAGAGTTATTTGCCCGTTATGATCGGCTTCTTCTCCAGTCTACCTTGGACCTGATGGCAGATGTGGTGTACTGCCCCCGTCCATGCTGCCAATTGCCTGTGATGCAGGAGCCTGGCTGTACCATGGGCATCTGCTCCAGCTGCAATTTTGCCTTCTGTACCTTATGCAGATTGACCTACCATGGCGTCTCTCCATGTAAGCTCACTGCAG AGAAATTAATAGACTTACAAAATGAGTACCTGCAAGCAGATGAGGACAATAAAAGATTTCTGGAACAGAGGTATGGTAAGAGGGTGATTCAGAAGGCACTGGAAGAAATGGAAAGTAAAGAGTGGCTAGAAAAGAACTCAAAGAACTGCCCAAATTGTGGGACTCCCATAGAG AAATTAGATGGATGTAACAAGATGACATGTACTGGTTGTATGCAGTATTTCTGTTGGATTTGCATGGGTTCTCTCTCTAGAGCAAACCCCTATAAACATTTCACTGatcctgcttccctgtgttttaACCG GTTGTTCTATGCTGTGGATGTTGATGAAGATATCTGGGAAGATGAGATTGAAGAAGACTAG